Proteins found in one Chaetodon auriga isolate fChaAug3 chromosome 12, fChaAug3.hap1, whole genome shotgun sequence genomic segment:
- the lpin2 gene encoding phosphatidate phosphatase LPIN2 isoform X4, with product MNYVGQLAGQVLVTVKELYKGINQATLSGCIDVVVVRQRDGTYQCSPFHVRFGKLGVLRSKEKVIDIEVNGEPVDLHMKLGDNGEAFFVQEAEQQNIVPAHLATSPIPTESHLFWISEVEHRTAKDLEDDPADPEDPPEPPAPSTVATKKKKKRRKKHKGDPRREELTPPMLVTAGNAIAANAPAATTAAMSSTGQNDEIFEMDLSSDEEAAARVSRSPSVTTMRDIDPKLPAARHNLDGYPLSDGDWPADDSHGLSQAFSPKSDSELVVRPSESMLRAESHMQWTWGEFPETTRVTKKEKPELLKTVTITPSENTHFRVILSSEAMENETDIEKEDGASSSVCTIVKPEPRTPITTVTPVNPLASVSTVTSMSPVTPTEALDVLPSSVATSTPSNSQQSDSPSKKKGVPKRSQHQGPEDIYLDDLNVLEPDVAARYFPKSESEAATKHWMDSEMHSGSQSPQSVGSAAADSGTECLSDSASDLPDVTLSLCGGLTENAEISKERFMEHIITYHEFAENPAIIDNPNLVVKIGNRYYNWTLAAPLILSLQAFQKNLPKATEEAWVKEKMPKKSGRWWFWRKRADSTIKQSETKLETKEDSHLEEEGPSVSQEKLSLPPKAGDSSSDEEAKEVSAASCQERLQPVDGQHHPSPHTYRKSLRLSSDQIASLKLKEGPNDVTFSITTQYQGTCRCEGTIYLWNWDDKVIISDIDGTITKSDVFGQILPQLGKDWTHQGIAKLYHSVAENGYKFLYCSARAIGMADMTRGYLQWVNDGGTILPRGPLMLSPSSLFSAFHREVIEKKPEIFKIECLTDIKNLFQHNKQPFYAAFGNRTNDVFAYKEVGVPVCRIFTVNPKGELIQEQTKGNKSSYGRLSELVEHVFPLLSKEQNEAFVMPEYSSFCYWRQPIPVINPDELL from the exons ATGAACTACGTGGGCCAGCTGGCAGGTCAGGTGCTGGTAACCGTCAAAGAACTGTATAAGGGCATTAACCAGGCCACACTGTCGGGCTGCATCGATGTTGTGGTTGTCCGCCAGAGAGATGGCACCTACCAGTGCTCACCTTTCCATGTGCGCTTCGGCAAGCTGGGTGTACTGCGCTCCAAAGAGAAAGTG ATCGACATTGAAGTGAATGGAGAGCCAGTAGACCTGCACATGAAGCTTGGTGACAATGGAGAGGCCTTTTTTGTCCAGGAAGCTGAGCAGCAGAAT ATTGTCCCTGCCCACTTGGCCACCTCCCCAATCCCCACTGAGAGTCACCTGTTCTGGATCTCAGAGGTTGAGCACAGGACAGCAAAAGATCTGGAGGATGACCCGGCTGACCCAGAGGACCCACCCGAGCCTCCCGCTCCGAGCACCGTGgccacaaaaaagaagaagaagcggaGGAAGAAGCACAAAGGAGACCCCCGAAGAGAGGAGCTGACACCGCCCATGTTGGTCACTGCTGGAAATGCGATTGCTGCTAACGCACCTGCTGCTACGACTGCTGCTATGTCCAGCACTGGGCAAAACGACGAGATCTTTGAGATGGACCTGAGCTCTGACGAGGAAGCTGCAGCACGTGTCTCAAG GTCACCTTCAGTAACCACAATGAGAGATATTGACCCCAAATTACCTGCAGCCAGACACAACCTTGATGGTTATCCACTGTCTGATGGGGACTGGCCAGCAGACGACAG TCATGGCTTGTCTCAGGCCTTTTCCCCAAAGAGTGACTCTGAACTGGTGGTCCGGCCCTCAGAGAGCATGCTCAGAGCCGAGTCCCACATGCAGTGGACCTGGGGAGAGTTTCCAGAAACAACCAGG GTCACCAAAAAAGAGAAACCAGAACTACTAAAAACAGTGACCATCACCCCATCAGAGAACACGCACTTCCGGGTCATCCTCAGCTCTGAGGCCATGGAGAATGAGACTGACATTGAAAAGGAAGATGGCGCCTCCTCCTCCGTGTGCACCATTGTCAAGCCCGAGCCACGCACCCCTATCACCACTGTAACACCTGTGAATCCTCTCGCCTCTGTCAGCACCGTAACCTCTATGAGTCCTGTAACCCCCACCGAGGCCCTGGATGTCCTGCCATCCAGCGTGGCAACCTCCACCCCTTCCAACAGCCAACAGAGCGACTCACCCTCTAAGAAGAAAG GTGTCCCAAAGAGGAGCCAGCATCAGGGCCCTGAGGATATCTACCTGGATGACCTGAATGTACTTGAACCTGATGTTGCTGCACGATATTTTCCTAAGAG TGAGTCTGAGGCAGCGACTAAGCACTGGATGGACTCAGAGATGCACTCTGGTTCACAGTCTCCACAGTCGGTGGGCAGCGCAGCAGCTGACAGCGGGACAGAGTGTCTGTCTGACTCAGCGAGCGACCTCCCTGACgtaactctctctctgtgtggagGCCTGACAGAAAACGCTGAAATATCCAAAG AAAGGTTCATGGAGCATATCATCACCTATCATGAATTTGCTGAAAACCCAGCAATTATAGACAACCCCAACCTAGTAGTAAAGATAGGAAATAG ATATTATAATTGGACACTCGCTGCACCCTTGATTCTAAGTCTACAAGCATTTCAGAAGAATTTGCCAAAG GCTACAGAGGAGGCCTGGGTGAAGGAGAAAATGCCAAAGAAGTCAGGCCGCTGGTGGTTCTGGCGAAAAAGGGCGGATAGTACAATCAAGCAG TCAGAGACCAAGCTTGAAACTAAGGAGGACTctcacctggaggaggagggacccTCTGTTTCCCAGGAGAAACTGTCCTTGCC GCCTAAAGCAGGAGACTCATCCAGTGATGAAGAGGCCAAGGAGGTGAGCGCTGCATCCTGTCAGGAGAGACTGCAGCCAGTAGATGGCCAGCACCACCCCAGCCCACACACTTACAGGAAGTCACTACGCCTCTCCTCTGATCAGATA GCCAGTCTGAAACTGAAGGAGGGACCTAATGATGTGACGTTTAGCATCACCACCCAATACCAGGGCACATGCCGCTGTGAGGGCACCATCTACCTGTGGAACTGGGATGACAAAGTCATTATCTCTGACATTGATGGCACCATCACCAA GTCCGACGTGTTTGGACAAATCCTGCCACAGTTGGGGAAGGACTGGACCCACCAGGGCATTGCCAAGCTCTACCATTCAGTAGCTGA GAACGGCTACAAGTTCTTATACTGCTCAGCGCGCGCCATTGGCATGGCGGACATGACAAGAGGTTACCTGCAGTGGGTCAATGATGGAGGCACCATTCTACCCCGGGGACCTCTCATGCTGTCTCCCAGCAGCCTCTTCTCTGCCTTCCACAG GGAGGTCATTGAGAAGAAACCAGAGATCTTCAAGATTGAATGCCTTACAGATATCAAGAACCTGTTCCAGCATAACAAGCAGCCATTCTACGCCGCCTTTGGGAATAGAACTAAT GATGTGTTTGCCTATAAGGAGGTGGGAGTTCCAGTGTGTAGGATCTTCACAGTCAACCCCAAAGGAGAGCTGATCCAGGAGCAGACCAAGGGAAACAAGTCCTC ttacGGCAGGCTCAGTGAGCTGGTGGAGCATGTGTTCCCTCTGTTGAGTAAGGAGCAGAACGAGGCCTTTGTCATGCCAGAGTACAGCTCTTTCTGTTACTGGAGACAGCCCATACCAGTCATCAACCCTGATGAGCTGCTCTGA